GACATGGGTGACAgtgtggggacatggggcagtggggacagtgaGGTGACAgtggccttggggacactgagggggtGACAGTGGCTTGGGGACATTGAGGGTGCAGTGGCGGGATGGGTGactggccttggggacaggtgAGGTGACGTGGCCTTGGGGACATGAGGGgtgacagcctggggacagtgagggTTGAAGTGCCTTGGACACACCGGGGGACAgtggccttggggacactgaggtgacctggctggggacaggggggtgACAGTgcccttggggacactgagggtgacagtggccttggggacagggggtgacAGTGGCACTGGGCACTGAGGGGTGACAgtggccttggggacactgaggtgacagtggccttggggacaggggggacagtGCCTGGGACAGTGAGGCTTCCTGGGTGACAGTGGCTGGGGACATGAGGGGTGGCCTGGGGGGGAGCGGTGGGGGGACATGCCTTGGGGACAGAGGTGGCAGGGCCTGGGGgacaggagggtttggacagtGGCCTTGGGGCCACTGAGGGGTGAcagtggccttggggacaggggcGACGTGGGGTGACAGGGGCCttgggggacagggaggggtgacagtggcccttggggacactgaggtGACAGTgggcttggggacagggagggtgGACGTGGCCTTGGGTGACAGTGGCCTTGGGGTGAcagtggccttggggacagagaGGTGAcagtggccttggggacaggggggtgacagtggccttggggacaggaggtgacagtggccttggggacattgagaggtgacagtggcactggggacagtgaGGTGACAGTGGCCTTGGGGACATTGAGAGGTGacagtggcactggggacagtgaggggtgacagtggccttggggacaggggggtgACAAtggccttggggacactgaggtgacagtggccttggggacactggggtgacAGTGGCATTGGGGACAGTGAGGTGAcagtggccttggggacagtgAGGCGATGGTGGCACCAGAAGAGGATGCGAGACCAGAGGTGACACTGGAGTGACAACGGCCTTGGGGACATCAGATCATCGGTGACACCAGGAGGGGACATGAggccttggggacatgggggccatggtggccttggggacattGAGGCCTTGGGAACACCGGGAGGGGACACAAGGCTGAGGGTGACATTGAGTGACGGTGGCCTTGGGGACATCGGGGTGATGGTGGCACCAGGAGGGGACACTGAGGTGatggtggccttggggacattgggacaaTGATGGTGGCACCAGGAGGGGACACTGAGGTGatggtggccttggggacattgggacaaTGATGGTGGCACCAGGAGGGGACACAAGGCCAAGGGTGACATTGGGACAATGATGGTGGCCTTGGGGATATCGGGGTGAGGGTGGCACCAGGAGGGGACATCGGGTCAGTGATGGCCTTGGGGACATCGGGGCCATGGTGGCCTTGGGACATCGGGGTGAGGGTGACACCAGGAGGGGACACAAGgccttggggacattggggcAGTGACATTGAGTGATGGTGGCTTTGGGGACATCAGACATGGTGGCATCAGGAGGGGACGCTGAGGAGCCGGTGGCCTTGGGGACATCGGGGCCatggtggccttggggacattggggtgATGGTGGCACCAGGAGGGGACATCGGGTCAGTGATGGCCTTGGGGACATTGAGGCCATGGTG
This portion of the Serinus canaria isolate serCan28SL12 chromosome 25, serCan2020, whole genome shotgun sequence genome encodes:
- the LOC127060750 gene encoding proline-rich protein 36-like; protein product: MSPLALCPLLVPPSLSQCPQGHHHLSVPSWCHHHCPNVPKATITSVSPPGATITPMSPRPPSLNVTLSLVSPPGVPKASMSPRPPWPPCPQGLMSPPGVTDDLMSPRPLSLQCHLWSRILFWCHHRLTVPKATVTSLSPMPLSPQCPQGHCHLSVPKAIVTPLSPRPLSPLPVPKATVTSVSPRPLSPLSAQCHCHPLSPRPLSPLSVPKVTVTPLSPRPLSPQCPQGHCHLSATSVSPLTVPKATVTPQCHLTVPLSPPPLTKIRFFQPFLFIAFVGDILGTFWGHLGTFVHIWGHWGHFGDTWAHFGDIWEHLGTFGDIWGHLGTLWGHLGTFGDIGDIWGHWGHFGDIRGHLGHIWTLGTWGTFGTILGTLGNHIGHLGTFGDIWGH